Proteins found in one Pocillopora verrucosa isolate sample1 chromosome 12, ASM3666991v2, whole genome shotgun sequence genomic segment:
- the LOC136277457 gene encoding uncharacterized protein isoform X3 — translation MSRLQKDSTIPNVASKSQEDQESRTLKVTLLSSEWRSSTDGDLSTINRELAIQLAKHPNVDVSILLPNCSGEDRSSAESHNVKLIEADKTPGLEPVLCLSSPPRNHTMDCVISHGVHLGQLIPLLKKNPNYSHCKWIQVVHSAHEEDGMYKNISEGEKMQKTEIQLCKMADQVITIGPKLAEVYERYLCPVKQEENVFDLTPSIFSEFLEVKQATKERRTFFILVIGSGDSCEDFNVKGYDIAAKAIAELKDESYKLKFVCAAGGKGDIVADKLLHHGISRNQLIIRSFDDSREVLADLFCEVDLAIMPSRMEGFGIKALEALSAGLPVLVSGNSGLGEALKQVLLGSQSVVDSEYPKDWAREIKRVRQKKREVRLSESSLLREKYLEKYTWEEPCKSLVIKMRNLVFGGNEQVIRNLQQGQKNASRYKNSSNTDPLSNLEKIASEKGYKISDNQGSGNCMFYALSEQLETVKGVKIHHFELRRSLVQYLREHPKQVDGTDLFHFVDRHTAWGGYLTDMEQDGTWGDHVILWAAANCYQIAIHVISSLPGHSEVIIKPDCPFDQSKHLVLGHVHEIHYVSLQPLQGSSSYGLPAPVAVDYSQGNLGAPLVNLNFQGQKRHLSTERDQNSFAGASSTYCRRLVHQRGHPHGSFSHGLSPPFGQQNQCLTPATTSIQPELTYQRGNCLGIVCRLLKEEYNRRSQLKPLFWDSTIRLPLEDVYTRLKILRRRKRDFRLENNEVNMSEIFKNGDIIVLVEGSPGMGKTTFCLKIAHDWANKATSKVDSFPQFEVVLLLKCRDIHGDIIEAIDTQLLPESKKNAEAIKKELIDYIEDFHFQEKVLIILDGLDELPKMSESCVVKLLQKKIFPFCYVLATSRQERGIVVRKKVNFDMLLQIEGFTQEDAFSYIRKHFKNTGPENVSNGERLITEMQTNSFLDALWNNPLNLLLLCIVFEDHEGELPSYRSELYQIIVCCLLRRYCAKHNLEAPADDKALTRHFEDSLLVLGELAWRCLEEDRISFREKELVEFESTHESLAARKLGLVFKEASLRKINPQHEYFFFHKTFQEYLAAFYLAHNIMLFKQKTDFSELYLEMYGQVFIFMSGILGEEADLLFEQIGKKLKDENWDWHKCSEVEATFFHDCFSESRNYEKVAMALCSSIPFPQTITIDLSATGRTTEWFIILNACTSSSQLQLPVHLAIRSVFDDVRANVNNDLLADFVAFNTSLQTLSFSVRFMIAEIATLLCRVLRVDSTAYSFTLEVTCSNISSVEVVAISDSLAANKTLTTITFQLPCKFLEEYVAILDKGLSADTPLTSIVLKTFGPWMETEAELLRKILLNRSLTSQSLAVGGKMHDSLATSVSEGLVANSSPVKSLALIFCGKLSHSGLSLLKEGFLGNRSLESLQLKVFGELPTNWANICGTLQSATKSTTSFTVYPDITGMVGNSQVAFLCPVLKENISASKLHSVTVNIWGELDCSGATDLCKLLIASSASCVNLNMNGRITDSVADCLFRHFNKLDTLSYLSIDIRGEVMGDGKKTLQRLSSDQIYFFAFNVHSFNSGNKICREVCLSTDDSSPITPVFAKVKDGCVTKFNVSINNPGSISEDWKCNLFEGLAKNECVTTLNLVFNNIYLLENIGGLGDGLGKNTSLTTLSLTVNNYGFILGDLTDDLGDGLGKNTSLTTLSLTVNNYSEMRGHFTGVLGDGLGKNTSLTMLSLTVNNNSYMEEAWTRGLGDGLGKNTSLTTLSLTVNNYRCFREVWTLGLGDGLGKNTSLTTLSLTVNNNSYMGEAWTCGLGDGLGQNTSLTTLSLTVNNYRYIRKEWTLGLGDGLGQNTSLTTLSLTVNNYSYMEEVWTLGLGDGLGKNTSLTTLSLTVNNNSYMGEAWTRGLGDGLGQNTSLTTLSLTVNNYRYIRKEWTLGLGDGLGQNTSLTTLSLTVNNYSYMGEVWTLGLGDGLGKNTSLTTLSLTVNNYSEMRGHFTGVLGDGLGKNTSLTTLSLTVNNYSEMRGEWTGGLGDGLGKNTSLTTLSLTVNNYSEMRGEWTGGLGDGLGKNTSLTTLSLTVNNYSEMRGEWTGGLGDGLGKNTSLTTLSLTVNNYSEIRGEWTCILADGLAKNTSVVTLNLKLSNWNNLYEDWVHGLVDALVTKMSSTAISLEVNIFGEGNEKSESILARDIW, via the exons ATGTCAAGGCTACAAAAG gaTTCCACCATTCCCAATGTAGCCTCTAAATCACAGGAAGACCAGGAAAGTAGGACACTGAAAGTCACTTTGCTAAGTAGTGAGTGGAGATCATCAACTGATGGGGACTTGTCAACTATCAACCGAGAGCTGGCCATCCAGTTAGCTAAACACCCAAATGTGGATGTTAGTATCTTGCTTCCAAATTGCAGTGGAGAGGACAGGAGCAGTGCTGAAAGTCATAATGTGAAGCTCATTGAAGCAGATAAAACTCCTGGTTTAGAGCCAGTTCTTTGCCTGTCATCTCCGCCAAGAAACCATACAATGGACTGTGTCATTAGTCATGGAGTTCACCTTGGCCAACTAATTCCACTCCTCAAGAAAAATCCTAATTACAGTCATTGCAAATGGATTCAAGTTGTTCACTCTGCTCATGAAGAAGATGGaatgtacaaaaacatttcagaaggtgaaaaaatgcaaaaaacagaAATCCAACTCTGTAAAATGGCTGATCAAGTTATCACAATTGGACCCAAGCTGGCAGAAGTTTATGAGCGTTACCTTTGTCCAGTTAAAcaagaggaaaatgtttttgaccTTACTCCaagcattttctctgaatttttggaAGTAAAGCAAGCAACTAAAGAAAGAAGAACATTCTTTATTCTTGTAATTGGAAGTGGTGACAgctgtgaagatttcaatgtCAAAGGGTACGATATAGCTGCCAAAGCAATTGCTGAGTTGAAAGATGAATCTTACAAACTCAAGTTTGTCTGCGCAGCTGGAGGTAAAGGAGATATTGTAGCAGATAAGTTGCTCCACCATGGTATTAGTCGTAATCAGCTTATCATTCGTAGCTTTGATGATAGCAGAGAAGTGCTGGCTGACTTATTCTGTGAAGTGGATCTTGCAATAATGCCATCAAGGATGGAAGGTTTTGGAATAAAAGCTCTGGAAGCATTATCTGCTGGTCTGCctgtacttgtcagtggtaatTCAGGACTTGGAGAAGCTCTGAAGCAAGTGCTTTTAGGCTCACAGAGTGTGGTAGACTCTGAATATCCTAAAGACTGGGCCAGAGAAATTAAGCGTGTCCGtcagaaaaagagagaagtgCGACTTTCAGAGTCAAGTCTTCTGCGTGAAAAGTACTTGGAGAAGTATACCTGGGAGGAGCCTTGTAAGAGTCTTGTGATAAAGATGAGGAACCTTGtctttg gtgGGAATGAACAAGTCATCCGTAACCTTCAACAGGGGCAAAAGAATGCCAGTAGATATAAGAACAGCAGCAACACAGACCCACTCTCAAACTTAGAGAAGATTGCTTCAGAAAAGGGCTATAAAATTTCTGACAATCAAGGGTCAGGGAATTGTATGTTCTATGCCTTGTCAGAGCAACTGGAGACTGTCAAAGGAGTAAAGATCCATCATTTTGAATTGAGGCGGTCCTTAGTTCAGTATCTAAGAGAGCACCCAAAACAG GTGGATGGAACAGatctgtttcattttgttgatAGACACACAGCGTGGGGTGGTTACTTAACAGACATGGAACAAGATGGCACTTGGGGTGATCATGTGATTCTCTGGGCTGCAGCAAACTGTTATCAAATAGCCATTCATGTGATTAGTAGTCTTCCAGGCCATAGTGAGGTAATTATCAAGCCCGATTGTCCATTTGACCAAAGCAAGCATCTTGTGCTGGGACATGTCCATGAAATACACTACGTCAGCCTTCAACCCTTGCAAG gttCCTCAAGCTATGGCTTGCCTGCTCCTGTAGCTGTGGATTATAGTCAGGGGAATCTTGGTGCACCCTTAGTAAATCTCAATTTCCAAG GACAGAAGAGACATCTGTCTACTGAGCGTGATCAAAACTCATTTGCTGGGGCCAGTTCAACATATTGCAGAAGACTTGTTCATCAGAGAGGTCATCCTCATG gtTCTTTTAGTCATGGTTTATCACCTCCATTTGGGCAACAGAATCAGTGTTTAACTCCTGCCACCACCTCAATCCAACCAGAGCTTACATACCAGAGAG gtAACTGCCTTGGTATCGTTTGCCGACTTCTGAAAGAGGAGTACAACAGACGATCTCAGTTGAAACCACTCTTCTGGGATAGTACCATTCGGTTGCCTTTGGAAGATGTCTACACAAGATTGAAAATTTTGCGAAGAAGAAAACGAGATTTCCGGCTAGAAAACAATGAAGTGAACAtgtctgaaatttttaaaaatggagaTATCATTGTGCTTGTAGAAGGGAGCCCTGGAATGGGCAAGACaactttttgtcttaaaattgCACATGATTGGGCTAATAAGGCAACTTCAAAGGTGGATTCCTTTCCTCAATTTGAAGTAGTTTTACTTCTCAAATGCCGTGATATTCATGGAGACATAATAGAGGCCATTGATACACAACTTTTACCTGAAAGTAAGAAGAATGCAGAAGCTATCAAGAAAGAGCTTATTGATTATATTGAAGATTTCCatttccaagaaaaagttttaataattttggaTGGTCTTGATGAGTTACCTAAGATGTCAGAAAGTTGTGTGGttaaattgcttcaaaaaaagatttttccattttgctatGTCTTAGCCACTTCACGCCAGGAAAGAGGAATTGTTGTGCGGAAAAAGGTGAACTTTGATATGCTTTTACAAATTGAAGGCTTTACACAAGAAGATGCTTTTAGTTATATAAGGAAGCATTTTAAGAATACAGGTCCTGAGAATGTGTCAAATGGAGAGAGGCTCATCACAGAAATGCAAACAAACTCTTTCCTTGATGCATTATGGAACAATCCACTGAATTTGTTACTCCTTTGCATTGTGTTTGAGGACCACGAGGGAGAACTGCCATCTTATCGCTCTGAACTTTACCAGATAATTGTTTGTTGCCTTTTACGAAGATATTGTGCCAAGCACAATCTGGAGGCTCCTGCTGATGACAAAGCTCTAACAAGGCACTTTGAAGACAGTTTGCTAGTTCTTGGAGAGTTAGCTTGGAGATGCTTGGAAGAAGATCGAATTTCGTTTCGTGAAAAAGAGTTGGTAGAATTTGAATCTACACATGAGAGTCTTGCAGCTCGCAAACTTGGTCTTGTGTTCAAGGAAGCCAGCTTACGGAAGATTAACCCACAGCATGagtatttcttctttcacaagACATTTCAAGAGTATCTGGCTGCATTTTATCTAGCACATAATATTAtgcttttcaaacaaaagaCTGATTTTTCTGAGTTGTATCTGGAGATGTACGGACAAGTGTTCATCTTCATGTCAGGTATTCTGGGTGAGGAAGCTGATCTTCTTTTTGAACAGATTGGCAAGAAGCTTAAGGATGAAAACTGGGACTGGCACAAGTGCTCTGAGGTAGAGGCCACTTTCTTCCATGATTGTTTCAGTGAGAgtagaaattatgaaaaagtgGCAATGGCTCTTTGTTCCTCTATTCCGTTTCCACAGACCATAACTATTGACTTATCAGCTACGGGAAGAACAACAGAGTGGTTCATTATTTTGAATGCCTGCACAAGTTCTTCGCAGTTACAGCTTCCTGTTCATCTAGCAATAAGAAGTGTTTTTGATGATGTTCGGGCCAATGTAAATAATGACCTACTAGCTGATTTCGTGGCATTCAACACAAGTCTACAAACGCTTTCCTTTTCCGTTAGGTTTATGATAGCGGAGATTGCAACTCTTTTGTGTAGAGTACTCAGAGTGGACTCAACTGCATACTCCTTTACTCTTGAGGTTACTTGTTCCAATATTTCCTCAGTAGAAGTTGTTGCTATCAGTGACAGCTTGGCTGCAAATAAGACCTTGACAACCATAACTTTTCAACTGCCTTGTAAGTTTTTAGAGGAATATGTTGCCATACTTGACAAGGGACTATCTGCAGATACGCCACTGACTTCCATTGTACTCAAGACTTTTGGTCCATGGATGGAAACTGAAGCAGAACttttaagaaagattttattGAACAGATCACTTACATCTCAAAGCCTTGCTGTTGGTGGAAAAATGCATGATTCATTAGCAACTTCTGTTAGTGAAGGACTTGTGGCAAATTCTTCTCCCGTGAAGTCCCTTGCACTCATTTTTTGTGGAAAACTCAGCCACAGTGGTTTGAGTTTGTTAAAAGAAGGCTTTTTAGGAAACAGGTCTTTGGAGTCTCTGCAATTAAAAGTGTTTGGTGAGCTTCCTACAAATTGGGCAAATATTTGTGGGACTCTACAGTCTGCAACAAAGTCAACCACATCCTTTACAGTGTATCCAGATATTACTGGCATGGTTGGAAATTCACAGGTAGCTTTCCTTTGCCCTGtcctgaaagaaaacatttcagctTCAAAACTACATTCAGTAACTGTCAACATTTGGGGAGAGTTAGATTGCAGTGGAGCAACTGATCTATGTAAACTCCTCATAGCTTCATCGGCTTCATGTGTCAATTTGAATATGAACGGAAGAATAACTGATAGCGTTGCTGACTGTCTTTTTAGGCATTTTAACAAACTTGACACCCTGTCTTACTTGAGTATTGACATTCGGGGGGAGGTGATGGGAGACGGAAAGAAAACTCTTCAAAGGCTATCGAGCGAccagatatatttttttgcatttaatgtTCATTCCTTTAATTCAGGCAACAAGATTTGCAGAGAGGTTTGTTTATCTACAGATGATTCTTCACCAATTACACCGGTATTTGCCAAAGTTAAGGATGGTTGTGTAACAAAGTTTAATGTGAGCATAAACAACCCTGGCAGCATCAGTGAAGACTGGAAATGCAACCTCTTTGAGGGTTTGGCGAAAAATGAGTGTGTAACTACATTGAACCTTGTATTCAATAACATTTACTTACTTGAAAACATAGgtggtctgggtgatggtttggggaaaaacacgtcattgactacgctgagccttacagtcaacaattacggTTTCATATTAGGAGATTTGACAGATgatctgggtgatggtttggggaaaaacacgtcattgactacgctaagccttacagtcaacaattacagtgaaatgAGAGGACATTTTACAGGTgttctgggtgatggtttggggaaaaacacgtcattgactatgctaagccttacagtcaacaataaCAGTTACATGGAAGAAGCGTGGACACGTGgactgggtgatggtttggggaaaaacacgtcattgactacgctgagccttactGTCAACAATTACAGATGCTTTAGAGAAGTGTGGACACttggtctgggtgatggtttggggaaaaacacgtcattgaccacgctgagccttacagtcaacaataaCAGTTACATGGGAGAAGCGTGGACATGTGgactgggtgatggtttggggcaaaacacgtcattgactacgctgagccttacagtcaacaattacagatACATTAGAAAAGAGTGGACACttggtctgggtgatggtttggggcaaaacacgtcattgactacgctgagccttacagtcaacaattacagttaCATGGAAGAAGTGTGGACACttggtctgggtgatggtttggggaaaaacacatCATTGACcacgctgagccttacagtcaacaataaCAGTTACATGGGAGAAGCGTGGACACGTGgactgggtgatggtttggggcaaaacacgtcattgactacgctgagccttacagtcaacaattacagatACATTAGAAAAGAGTGGACACttggtctgggtgatggtttggggcaaaacacgtcattgactacgctgagccttacagtcaacaattacagttaCATGGGAGAAGTGTGGACACttggtctgggtgatggtttggggaaaaacacgtcattgactacgctaagccttacagtcaacaattacagtgaaatgAGAGGACATTTTACAGGTgttctgggtgatggtttggggaaaaacacgtcattgactacgctgagccttacagtcaacaattacagtgaaatgAGAGGAGAGTGGACAGGTGGTCTaggtgatggtttggggaaaaacacgtcattgactacgctgagccttacagtcaacaattacagtgaaatgAGAGGAGAGTGGACAGGTGGTCTaggtgatggtttggggaaaaacacgtcattgactacgctgagccttacagtcaacaattacagtgaaatgAGAGGAGAGTGGACAGGTGGTCTaggtgatggtttggggaaaaacacgtcattgactacgctgagccttacagtcaacaattacagtgaaatTAGAGGAGAGTGGACATGTATTCTGGCTGATGGTCTGGCAAAGAACACATCAGTTGTTACCCTGAACCTTAAACTCAGTAACTGGAATAACTTGTATGAAGACTGGGTACATGGACTGGTTGATGCTTTGGTAACAAAGATGTCATCAACTGCAATTAGCCTTGAAGTAAATATCTTTggtgaaggaaatgaaaagagtgAAAGTATTTTAGCTAGAGACATTTGGTAG